From Candidatus Binatia bacterium, the proteins below share one genomic window:
- a CDS encoding family 1 glycosylhydrolase, giving the protein MAYTFPQGFVWGTATAAHQVEGNNVASDFWLLEHAPGTLFREPSGDACDHFHRYPQDIALLRQLGFGAYRFSVEWARIEPEEGRFSLAALDHYRRMLASCHEHGVRPCVTFHHFTSPRWFAADGGWEDRGNVDRFLRYCERTVRHLGDLIDTAYTINEANLTATLAVSGVLPPGGLKSVAKFVADAAARNGSSLERFGPFLLGHPMKMRDTMLEAHVRSRDVLKAGPGTFPVGVTLAMQDYQAVPGGEAHRDRARAESFDPFLEAARADDFVGVQTYSRHRFGAAGPLGPEAGVPTLIMGYEFWPEALEATIRYASSVAQVPVYVTENGIGTTDDAQRFEYVRRALRGVVKCRRDGIDVRGYFYWSLMDNFEWLFGYGPQFGLIAVDRDTQRRRPKPSADWLGGIARANAFDE; this is encoded by the coding sequence ATGGCATACACCTTTCCGCAGGGGTTCGTGTGGGGCACGGCCACCGCCGCGCACCAGGTCGAGGGCAATAACGTCGCCAGCGACTTCTGGCTGCTCGAGCACGCGCCGGGAACGCTCTTCCGTGAGCCGTCGGGCGACGCCTGCGATCACTTCCACCGCTATCCGCAGGACATCGCCCTCCTGCGCCAGCTCGGCTTCGGCGCCTACCGCTTCTCCGTCGAGTGGGCGCGCATCGAGCCGGAAGAGGGCCGCTTCTCGCTCGCCGCGCTCGACCACTACCGGCGCATGCTGGCAAGCTGCCACGAGCACGGCGTGCGGCCGTGCGTCACCTTCCACCACTTCACCTCGCCGCGCTGGTTCGCCGCCGACGGCGGCTGGGAGGACCGCGGCAACGTCGACCGCTTTCTGCGCTACTGCGAACGTACCGTTCGCCATCTGGGCGACCTCATCGACACGGCGTACACCATCAACGAGGCGAACCTGACCGCGACCCTCGCCGTCAGCGGCGTGCTGCCGCCGGGCGGCCTCAAATCGGTGGCGAAGTTCGTCGCCGACGCGGCAGCGCGCAACGGGTCGAGCCTCGAGCGCTTCGGGCCGTTCCTGCTCGGTCACCCGATGAAGATGCGCGACACCATGCTCGAAGCGCACGTGCGCTCGCGCGACGTGCTCAAGGCCGGACCCGGCACGTTTCCCGTCGGCGTGACGTTGGCGATGCAGGACTACCAAGCCGTGCCCGGCGGCGAAGCGCACCGCGATCGCGCCCGCGCCGAGAGTTTCGATCCGTTTCTCGAAGCGGCGCGCGCCGACGATTTCGTCGGTGTGCAAACTTACAGTCGCCATCGTTTCGGCGCCGCCGGTCCGCTCGGTCCGGAAGCCGGCGTGCCGACCCTGATCATGGGCTACGAGTTCTGGCCCGAGGCGCTCGAGGCGACCATTCGCTATGCCAGCTCGGTGGCGCAGGTGCCGGTCTACGTCACCGAGAACGGCATCGGCACCACCGACGACGCACAGCGCTTCGAGTACGTCCGCCGCGCGCTCCGCGGTGTGGTCAAGTGCCGGCGCGACGGCATCGACGTGCGCGGCTACTTCTACTGGTCGTTGATGGACAACTTCGAGTGGCTGTTCGGCTACGGACCGCAGTTCGGCCTCATCGCCGTCGATCGCGACACCCAGCGCCGTCGACCCAAGCCGAGCGCCGACTGGCTTGGCGGCATCGCCCGCGCCAATGCCTTCGACGAGTGA